Proteins encoded within one genomic window of Humulus lupulus chromosome 1, drHumLupu1.1, whole genome shotgun sequence:
- the LOC133782031 gene encoding soyasapogenol B glucuronide galactosyltransferase-like: MAFELENDQLRVFFLPYFLAGHMIPMVDIARLFAAHGGADVTIVTTAANAATFQNSIDRDTEAGHRIRTHLLPFPSSQLGLPDGVENKNVAVSAHMCSQISQGIALLKEPMGQLLRQARPDCIVSDMFHPWTADVALELGIPRLVFDGSSYFQFCAASAATVSGENDVVSLQGLPHKVELLKSKIPDWSGFGSSFMEALADSRKKSYGAIVNSFSELESDYEDHFRNKLGSKAWSLGPVSFWVNKDFSDKIERGNNKKKNNVNNQDLINWLDSKEENSVLYVSFGSLTRLPTTQLVEIAHGLEASGHQFIWVINEKETQEEEIDRSGALFLESFEERMKRNQKGLIIRKWAPQLLILDHPAIGATVTHCGWNSILEAVTAGLPMVTWPLFAEQFYNEKLLTEVVRIGVGVGVERWSFDWWRVSEETAAAVGREKVEKAVRFVMSDEEEEALEMRKRAKKLSVAAKMAVESGGSSWSNLVALVDELKSLKIQP; encoded by the coding sequence ATGGCTTTTGAGCTTGAAAATGATCAGTTAAGAGTCTTCTTTCTCCCTTACTTCCTAGCAGGCCACATGATCCCAATGGTAGACATAGCCAGACTATTCGCCGCTCACGGCGGCGCCGACGTAACCATCGTCACCACCGCCGCCAACGCCGCCACTTTCCAAAACTCCATCGACCGCGACACCGAAGCCGGTCACCGAATCAGAACACACCTCCTCCCTTTCCCTTCATCCCAACTCGGCCTCCCCGACGGCGTCGAGAATAAAAACGTCGCCGTTTCAGCGCACATGTGTAGCCAAATCTCCCAAGGCATCGCACTGCTCAAAGAACCAATGGGACAGTTGCTCCGCCAAGCCCGGCCGGACTGCATAGTCAGCGACATGTTCCACCCTTGGACCGCCGACGTGGCGCTCGAGCTCGGAATTCCCAGGCTGGTTTTTGACGGCAGCAGCTATTTCCAATTCTGCGCTGCTTCGGCGGCTACCGTAAGTGGTGAAAACGACGTCGTTTCGCTACAGGGTTTGCCGCACAAGGTTGAGTTGCTTAAATCGAAGATACCGGATTGGAGTGGATTTGGGTCTTCTTTCATGGAAGCATTGGCAGATTCGAGGAAGAAATCTTATGGAGCTATCGTGAACAGCTTCTCCGAGCTCGAATCTGATTACGAAGACCATTTTCGAAACAAGCTTGGCTCAAAAGCATGGAGTTTAGGACCGGTTTCTTTCTGGGTTAACAAAGATTTCTCAGACAAAATAGAAAGAGGCAACAACAAGAAGAAGAACAACGTTAACAACCAAGATTTGATAAACTGGTTGGATTCGAAAGAAGAAAACTCAGTTCTTTACGTTAGTTTCGGGAGTCTCACGAGGCTCCCGACGACACAGCTCGTGGAAATCGCTCATGGTCTCGAAGCTTCGGGTCACCAGTTCATCTGGGTAATCAACGAGAAAGAGACccaagaagaagaaatagatcGAAGCGGAGCACTGTTTCTGGAGAGTTTCGAGGAAAGAATGAAGAGAAACCAAAAGGGTTTGATAATAAGAAAGTGGGCACCGCAGTTGCTGATTCTAGACCACCCGGCGATCGGAGCTACGGTGACTCATTGCGGTTGGAACTCGATCCTCGAAGCAGTGACGGCGGGCTTGCCGATGGTGACGTGGCCGCTGTTCGCAGAGCAGTTTTACAACGAGAAGCTTTTGACGGAGGTGGTGAGGATTGGAGTGGGCGTGGGAGTCGAGCGGTGGAGCTTTGACTGGTGGCGTGTGAGTGAAGAGACGGCGGCGGCGGTTGGGAGAGAGAAGGTGGAGAAGGCGGTGAGGTTTGTGATGAGCGATGAGGAAGAAGAGGCTTTGGAGATGAGAAAGAGAGCGAAGAAGCTTTCGGTGGCTGCGAAAATGGCGGTGGAGAGTGGCGGTTCGTCTTGGTCAAACTTGGTGGCTTTGGTTGATGAGCTTAAGTCTTTGAAGATTCAGCCATAG